Proteins found in one Cardiocondyla obscurior isolate alpha-2009 linkage group LG03, Cobs3.1, whole genome shotgun sequence genomic segment:
- the LOC139113581 gene encoding UDP-glucosyltransferase 2-like codes for MRLITGISPIITVLWILITCNLAFSKRLLFITPTPSYSHQIVFRAICLALNKRGHEIVTLNPNTINDPNLTNYTEIDFGFAYDKIDDTDTSQSRWNLTQLAGLKTRLLTLGHMISEDVLSHPDLMKYYDNTTDAHFDAVVAEMIMTPATYMLAHKFNAPLIGVMSMDLQNVHRFNLGSPVMPSHLSNWELESLTGSHVSFWKRTVNFVNTWWRIYTWFNNFANKQQRIAEKYLGKDIPHVIDVAKNMSLVLINQEPLLAYARPEIPNIIHFSKLHILKTPPALSKDLKKFLDGATNGFVYMSLGSNTKSKLLPKKTLSIFMNTFANLPYKVLWKFENDSLPVPPNIFISKWIPQQSVLAHPNIKLFIYQGGLQSTEEAVHYAVPLVGIPFVFDQVYQVMKMVSLGVARYLDIVRLTTLELQDAILEVANDKGYKDRMLELRALTKDKPYDSLENIIWWIEYVMRHNGAPHLRFNGVDNAWYQQFDLDVIVFLTIASVFISCVILSIVAWTSHKLYTRYDVGNRYIFRKKIKGE; via the exons ATGAGACTGATTACCGGCATCTCTCCAATTATCACGGTTCTATGGATTTTAATTACGTGTAACCTAGCATTCAGTAAAAGGTTATTATTCATCACGCCAACACCCTCTTACAGTCATCAGATAGTATTTCGAGCGATATGTCTTGCGTTGAATAAACGAGGACATGAAATAGTAACGCTAAATCCTAATACTATAAATGATCCCAATCTGACGAACTACACGGAAATAGACTTCGGTTTTGCGTACGATAAAATTGATGACACCGACACGAGTCAGAGCCGTTGGAATCTGACACAACTCGCCGGATTAAAAACAAGATTATTAACTCTGGGTCATATGATCTCGGAAGATGTACTCAGTCACCCCGATCTCATGAAATATTACGATAATACAACCGACGCGCACTTTGACGCGGTAGTAGCGGAGATGATTATGACTCCTGCGACTTACATGCTGGCGCACAAATTCAATGCGCCTTTAATAG GTGTCATGTCTATGGACTTGCAAAATGTCCATCGTTTCAATCTCGGCAGCCCCGTGATGCCATCGCATCTCTCGAATTGGGAGCTGGAAAGTTTAACAGGATCGCACGTATCATTTTGGAAGCGAACAGTAAATTTCGTCAATACTTGGTGGAGGATATATACGTGGTTCAACAATTTTGCGAACAAGCAGCAAAGAATCGCCGAAAAGTATCTCGGTAAAGATATACCGCATGTCATCGATGTTGCTAAGAATATGAGCCTCGTCTTGATCAATCAAGAGCCTTTGCTCGCGTACGCGAGACCCGAAATACCTAACATTATCCATTTCAGTAAATTGCACATCTTAAAAACGCCGCCGGCATTATCTAAA gatttgaaaaaatttcttgACGGTGCAACGAATGGTTTCGTTTACATGAGTCTAGGATCAAACACGAAGAGCAAATTATTACCGAAGAAAACGTTGAGTATCTTCATGAATACTTTTGCGAATTTGCCATACAAAGTTCTGTGGAAATTCGAAAACGACAGCCTTCCCGTTCCTccgaacatttttatttcgaaatggATCCCGCAGCAGAGCGTGCtag CTCATCCGAACATTAAGCTCTTCATTTATCAAGGCGGGCTGCAGAGTACTGAAGAAGCGGTTCATTATGCCGTCCCGCTCGTAGGAATACCATTTGTCTTCGATCAGGTGTACCAAGTTATGAAAATGGTTTCTCTGGGAGTTGCAAGATACCTAGACATAGTCCGGCTTACGACACTAGAATTGCAAGACGCTATCCTGGAAGTCGCCAATGATAAAGG ATACAAGGACAGAATGTTGGAGTTACGTGCTCTCACAAAGGACAAGCCTTATGATAGCTTAGAGAATATTATATGGTGGATCGAGTACGTAATGCGTCACAATGGCGCGCCTCATTTACGTTTTAATGGAGTAGATAACGCGTGGTATCAGCAGTTCGATTTAGACGTCATAGTATTCCTGACGATAGCGTCAGTTTTTATTTCATGCGTTATTTTAAGCATCGTAGCATGGACTTCACATAAATTGTATACGCGTTACGATGTGGGCAATCGATacatatttcgtaaaaaaataaaaggcgaATAA
- the LOC139113785 gene encoding uncharacterized protein, translated as MDEPKNKRDEELHIKYQLTSIRQIYCRIYARTPETRPNVAYKTRLAFPMDYDRVITFMSDIYYKNDPITINIGLNEEKPAPSLLKLMYNKLQEGMTIIAEGEDNCIVGAAVNAGSCPWDPDKFVEFARCCECGPTRDVIEFEAYVTRKPNLWKRYCVLKIFECSYLAVRPDFRNQGIARKLVLDSWYLARDCGYRLFRVDCSNSTEVEYFHYRYTARIAESFGWKRVCTIPFHTYKKDDRFVFKNIKEPHTELQVYIDQLAFCKDYCPSYKKCETITSAPRTSKKSS; from the exons ATGGACGAACCTAAAAATAAGAGAGATGAAGAACTACACATAAAATATCAGTTGACGTCAATACGGCAGATCTATTGTAGAATATACGCAAGGACGCCTGAG acCCGGCCAAATGTCGCTTACAAAACACGACTGGCTTTTCCGATGGACTACGACAGAGTGATAACTTTCATGAGCGACATTTACTATAAGAACGATCCCATCACAATAAACATCGGTTTGAACGAAGAGAAGCCGGCGCCGTCATTGCTAAAACTTATGTACAACAAACTTCAAGAGGGTATGACGATAATTGCCGAGGGAGAGGACAATTGTATTGTAGGTGCTGCGGTGAACGCTGGTTCCTGTCCTTGGGATCCTGACAAGTTCGTAGAGTTCGCTAGGTGTTGCGAATGCGGGCCGACCCGCGACGTGATCGAGTTCGAGGCTTACGTGACCCGCAAGCCGAATCTCTGGAAGCGCTATTGCGTTCTCAAGATCTTCGAGTGCAGCTATCTCGCGGTCAGACCGGACTTCCGGAACCAGGGTATTGCTAGAAAGCTCGTGCTAGATAGCTGGtatctcgcgcgcgattgTGGCTATCGATTGTTCCGTGTTGACTGCAGCAATAG TACTGAAGTTGAGTATTTTCATTACAGGTATACCGCACGAATCGCGGAAAGTTTTGGATGGAAACGAGTATGCACGATACCTTTTCACACATATAAAAAGGACGAcagatttgtttttaaaaatattaaagagcCACACACAGAACTTCAAGTCTATATCGATCAACTTGCATTTTGCAAGGATTATTGTCCGTCTTATAAAAAATGCGAAACAATAACATCGGCGCCAAGAACATCTAAAAAAAGCAGCTAA